Genomic window (Caldinitratiruptor microaerophilus):
AGCACGAGCGCCCCCTCGCGCCGGGCCCGCTCCTCCGCCACCTCGCGGGCGTGGTAGCGGGGCACCTCGTCCTGCTTGTAGGTCGCCTCGTGCTCCTCGTCCACCACGATGAGCCCGAGGCGCTCGAACGGGGCGAACACCGCGGAGCGGGCGCCGACGGCGATGTCGACCTCGCCGCGCCGGATCCGCAGCCACTCGTCGAAGCGCTCGCCCGGGGACAGGGCCGAGTGCAGCACGGCCACGCGGCCGGTGAAGCGGGCCCGGAAGCGGGCCACCGTCTGCGGCGTCAGGGCGATCTCGGGTACCAGGACGATGGCCTGCCGCCCGGCCGCCACGACCCGGGCGATGGCCTCCAGGTAGACCTCCGTCTTCCCCGAGCCGGTCACCCCGTGAAGGAGCACCGGCTGGCGGGGCGGGGGAGCGGCCAGGGCCTCCTCCACCTTCGCCACCGCTGCCGCCTGCGCCGGGGTGAGGGCGGGCGGCGAGGCCGGCTCCGTCTCCACCGCGCCCTCCGGGCCCAGCGGGTCCCGCCGCACGGGGAGGTCCACCCGCCGGACGAGCCCGCCCCGCACGAGGGCCGCGGCAGCCCCCCGGGCGTCGCCCCCGACGGTGCGCTCGAGCGCCTCGAGCGGCACCGGCCCGCCGGCCCCGAGGAGCGTCCGCAGGACCGCCGCCTGGCGGGGAGCCCGGCTCCCGAGCCGCGCGGCCGCCTCTGCGGCTGCTTCCGCCCCGACGGCCAGCGCGAGCGCGGCGCGGCGGCGCGGCCGCACCTCCCCGCGGCGTGCGCCGGCGGGAATGAGGAGGCGCAGGGCCGCCGCCAGCGGGCACAGGTACCGGCCGGCCACCCAGCGGGCCAGGTCGAGCAGGGCGGGAGGCACCGGCGGGAGGCCGGTCACGATCTCCCCGAGGGGCCGAACCTCCACCCCGGGCGGAGCCGCCGGCGCCGGCTCCACGTAGCAGCCCAGGATCTGCCGGCGCCCGAAGGGTACGGAAACCCAGGCCCCCGGCGCCAGCCGGCCACGGAGCGGGTCGGGGACCGAATAGGTGAAGAGGCGGTCCGCCCCGGCCGCGGCCAGGTCGACGGCCACCCGGGCGTACCGGGGCGCGCCCTCCGGCCCGCCCCCCGCCGCGGTCGGCTCAGCCATGCTCCGGATCCCTCCGGCCGAGGAGCGCTGCCACGCGGTCCAGGATCGCCGCGGCCAGCGCGTCCTTCGACATGAGGGGGAGGTCCTCCTGGCGGCCGTCCCGGTGCACGAGCACGGCCCGGTTCGTGTCCACCGCGAACCCGGCGTCCGGCTGGGTCACGTCGTTGGCCACGATGAGGTCGAGGTTCTTCTCCTCCAGCTTGCGGCGGGCATACTCGGCCAGATCCGCGGTCTCCGCCGCGAAGCCCACCAGCACCTGACCCGGGCGCTTCTGCCGGCCCAGGTCGGCGAGGATGTCCGGGTTCCGGACGAGCTCCAGCACGAGGCGGTCCTCGCCCTTCTTGATCTTGTGCGGCTGGAACACCGCAGGCCGGTAGTCCGCCACCGCGGCGGCGCCGATCGCCACGTCGAGCCACCCGGCGCGGGCCAGCACCGCCGCGTGCATGTCCCGGGCGCTTTCCACGTGGACGACCTCGACCCCCTCCGGATCGGGAAGGTTCCCCGGACCCGCCACCAGGACCACCTGCGCCCCGCGGCGGGCCGCCTCCCGCGCCAGCGCGTAGCCCATCTTCCCGGTCGAACGGTTGGACAGGAACCGCACCGGATCGAGCGCTTCCCGGGTCGCCCCCGCCGTCACGAGGACGCGACGGCCCGCCAGGGTCGGGTCCACGGCTCCCCCGCCCGCCCCGGCGGCGCGGTGCGCGCACACCAGGCGGACGGCCTCGGCGAGGATCGCCTCCGGCTCGGGCAGCCGGCCCGTGCCCCGCAGCCCGGAGGCCAGGTACCCCGTCTCGGGCGCCATCACGTGGTAGCCGATCTCCTCGAGCCGCCGGAGGTTCGCCTGGGTGAGCGGGTGCCGGTACATGTGCTCTTCCATCGAGGGGCAGACGAGCACGGGGCACGCCACCCCGAGGGCGGCGGCGGTCACCGGATCGCCCGCCATCCCGGTCGCCAGCCGGGCCACCGTGTTCGCGGTCGCCGGCGCGACGATGAGGAGGTCGGCGCGGCGGGCCAGGATCACGTGATCGACGTGACCGTGGCGCTGCTCGGCCAGCAGGTCCGTCTGCACCGGGTTGCCCGACAGCGCCTGGAAGGTGAGCGGCGAGACCAGCCGGGTCGCCGCCGGGGTCATGAGCACGTGGACGGTCGCCCCCGCCTGCACGAGGCGGGAGCAGAGGGCTGCCGCCTTGTAGGCGGCGATGCCCCCGCTCACGCCCAGGAGCACGGTCTTCCCACGCAGCACGCCCCTCACCTCGATGGGCCCGAGGATGGTGGAAAGGGGGCGCCGGCGGCGCCCCCCGGTCACTTGATGCCTTCCTTCGTGCGCTCGTACAGGAGCCGGCCGGACGCCAGCTCCTCGAGGGCGATGCTGACCGGCTTGTTGGACCGGCTGTCCACCTGCGGCGGCTTGCCGTTCATGAGCTCGCGGGCCCGCTTGGCGGCGGCCACGACCAGGGTGTACTTGGAGTCGACCTTCTCGATGAGCGTGTCGATGGACGGCTTGATCACGGTTCGATGACCCCCTTCTCCAGCAGGGTGCGGATGAGCTCCCGCCCCCGGCGGCCGACGCGGCACTTCTCGGCCACGATGATCGCCCGGAGCTGGGAGACGGCATGCTCGAGGTCGTCGTTGACGAGGACGTAGTCGTACTCGAGCCCCTGGGCGATCCAGCGGGGTGCCTCCGCCAGGCGGCGCCGGATCGCCTCCTCGGTCTCGCTGGCCCGCCGGCGCATCCGGACCTCCAGCTCCGCCATGGACGGCGGGAGGACGAACACCGACAGCGCGTCCGGGTACTGGCGCCGCACGGCCGTCGCGCCGGCGATGTCGATGTCCAGGATGATGTCCTCCCCCCGGGCCAGCGCCTCCTCCACCGGTTTACGCGGGGTGCCGTAGTAGTTGCCGTAGACCTCGGCCCACTCGAGGAGGTCCCCCGCCTGGACCCGGCGCTCGAACTCCTCCCGGGTGACGAAAAAATACTCGACCCCGTCCCGCTCACCGGGACGAGGGGGACGGGTGGTCACGGAGACCGAGAACCGGACTCCGGAGCCCTGCCGGAGGAGCGCCCTGCAAATGGCGCCCTTCCCGACCGCCGAGGGTCCGGTCACGATGATGAGCAAACCCCGGCCAGCTCGCAAGTGCCTACGCTCCTCCGGATGCCCCGGCTATTCCTCACCGGCCTCCTCCGGCGGTGCCTCCCGGCTCGTCAGGCGGTGGGCGACCGTCTCCGGCTGTACCGCCGACAGGATCACGTGGTCCGAGTCGGTGATGACCACGGCACGGGTCCGCCGGCCGTAGGTGGCGTCGATGAGGACGCCCTTGTCCCGGGCCTCCGTGATGATGCGCTTGATCGGCGCCGACTCCGGGCTGACGATGGCCACGATCCGGTTGGCGGACACGATGTTGCCGAAGCCGATGTTCACCAGCTTGATCTCGGGCACCCCGAGGTCCTCCCTTGCTCGCCCACGGTCCCCTGCCCGTACCCAGGCGGGGGCGCTTCCGCTGCTCACTCGATGTTCTGCACCTGCTCGCGGATCTTCTCCAGTTCGGTGCGAACGGCCAGCACGCGGCCGGCGATGGCCAGATCCTGCGCCTTGGCGCCCAGTGTTCCGATCTCCCGGCCCATCTCCTGCACCAGGAAGTCCATCTGCCGCCCCACCGGCTCGGACCTCGGGCCCCCCACGCCCGCCAGCAGCCGGCGGAACTGGTCCAGGTGGCTCCGGAGCCGCACGATCTCCTCCGTGATGTCGGCACGCTCGGCGAAGAGGGCGACCTCCTGCGCCAGCCGGGCC
Coding sequences:
- the rpoZ gene encoding DNA-directed RNA polymerase subunit omega, with product MIKPSIDTLIEKVDSKYTLVVAAAKRARELMNGKPPQVDSRSNKPVSIALEELASGRLLYERTKEGIK
- the coaBC gene encoding bifunctional phosphopantothenoylcysteine decarboxylase/phosphopantothenate--cysteine ligase CoaBC, producing the protein MTGGRRRRPLSTILGPIEVRGVLRGKTVLLGVSGGIAAYKAAALCSRLVQAGATVHVLMTPAATRLVSPLTFQALSGNPVQTDLLAEQRHGHVDHVILARRADLLIVAPATANTVARLATGMAGDPVTAAALGVACPVLVCPSMEEHMYRHPLTQANLRRLEEIGYHVMAPETGYLASGLRGTGRLPEPEAILAEAVRLVCAHRAAGAGGGAVDPTLAGRRVLVTAGATREALDPVRFLSNRSTGKMGYALAREAARRGAQVVLVAGPGNLPDPEGVEVVHVESARDMHAAVLARAGWLDVAIGAAAVADYRPAVFQPHKIKKGEDRLVLELVRNPDILADLGRQKRPGQVLVGFAAETADLAEYARRKLEEKNLDLIVANDVTQPDAGFAVDTNRAVLVHRDGRQEDLPLMSKDALAAAILDRVAALLGRRDPEHG
- the remA gene encoding extracellular matrix/biofilm regulator RemA, translating into MPEIKLVNIGFGNIVSANRIVAIVSPESAPIKRIITEARDKGVLIDATYGRRTRAVVITDSDHVILSAVQPETVAHRLTSREAPPEEAGEE
- the gmk gene encoding guanylate kinase; its protein translation is MRAGRGLLIIVTGPSAVGKGAICRALLRQGSGVRFSVSVTTRPPRPGERDGVEYFFVTREEFERRVQAGDLLEWAEVYGNYYGTPRKPVEEALARGEDIILDIDIAGATAVRRQYPDALSVFVLPPSMAELEVRMRRRASETEEAIRRRLAEAPRWIAQGLEYDYVLVNDDLEHAVSQLRAIIVAEKCRVGRRGRELIRTLLEKGVIEP